Proteins encoded in a region of the Populus nigra chromosome 3, ddPopNigr1.1, whole genome shotgun sequence genome:
- the LOC133688288 gene encoding probable boron transporter 7 — protein sequence MENMKRPFKGITNDVRGRIGCYKDDWISGLCSGFRILAPTFYIFFASALPVIAFGEQLSRDTDGSLSTVETLASTAICGIIHSVFGGQPLLVLGVAEPTVIMYTYLYTFSKGREELGKKLYLAWAGWVCVWTALLLVLIAIFNAATIISKFTRIAGELFGMLIAVLFIQEAVRGVISEFNIPKDENPKLEKHQFQWLYANGLLSVIFSFGVLFTSLKSRRARTWRYGTGWLRGFIADYGVPLMVLLWTALSYAGHGKVPSGVPRRVHVPLLWDSESLEHWTVINDMLKVPLTYIFAALIPAVMIAGLYFFDHSVASQMAQQKEFNLKNPSAYHYDVFLLGLMTLICGLLGLPPSNGVLPQSPMHTKSLAVLRRQLIRKKMVKRAKECIGRKASNLEIYGSMQAVFLEMDASSPDVSVHKELEDFKQAVMKAAEGWDDKNKFDPEKHIDAYLPVRVNEQRMSNLLQSTLVGASMCALPLIKRIPTSVLWGYFAYMAIDSLPGNQFWERMLLLFVTPSRRYKVLEGLHASFVELVPFKQIAIFTIFQLVYFLICFGVTWIPIAGILFPLPFFILIGIRQRILPKLFDPDHLQELDADEYEEMTGAKPRSLSLREREPPDVGSDGGADDFYDAEILDEMTTNRGELKLRTSGLKEERLHQSVHRNQDDV from the exons ATGGAGAACATGAAGAGGCCATTCAAGGGAATAACAAATGATGTGAGAGGGAGAATAGGATGTTATAAGGATGATTGGATTAGTGGACTGTGTTCAGGCTTCAGAATATTGGCTCCAACTTTTTACATCTTCTTTGCTTCTGCCCTTCCTGTGATTGCCTTTGGAGAGCAATTAAGTAGAGACACAG ATGGAAGCTTGAGTACTGTGGAAACCTTAGCTTCTACTGCTATTTGTGGAATAATCCACTCGGTTTTCGGTGGACAGCCATTGTTGGTTCTAGGGGTTGCAGAACCTACTGTTATAATGTACACTTATCTGTACACTTTCAGTAAAGGAAGGGAAGAGTTGGGGAAGAAATTATACCTAGCTTGGGCTGGTTG GGTTTGTGTCTGGACAGCACTCCTACTAGTTCTTATTGCAATTTTTAATGCTGCTACCATCATCTCTAAATTTACAAGAATAGCAGGGGAGCTTTTTGGCATGTTGATTGCAGTCCTTTTCATTCAAGAGGCTGTTAGG GGAGTGATAAGTGAATTCAATATTCCTAAAGATGAAAATCCAAAACTGGAGAAGCACCAATTCCAGTGGCTGTATGCAAATGGATTGCTTTCTGTAATCTTCTCATTCGGTGTGCTGTTCACTTCCCTTAAAAGCCGAAGGGCAAGAACATGGCGATATGGCACAG GGTGGCTCCGAGGTTTTATTGCAGACTATGGAGTTCCCCTTATGGTCTTGTTGTGGACAGCATTGTCGTATGCCGGACATGGCAAAGTTCCTTCTGGGGTTCCTAGGAGAGTTCATGTTCCACTTCTATGGGATTCTGAATCACTGGAACATTGGACAGTAATCAAT GACATGCTGAAGGTTCCTCTGACATACATCTTTGCGGCCTTAATACCAGCTGTTATGATAGCTGGATTATACTTTTTTGACCACAGTGTAGCTTCACAGATGGCCCAACAGAAAGAGTTTAATCTCAAAAACCCATCTGCTTACCATTATGATGTCTTTTTGCTTGGTTTAATG ACTTTGATTTGTGGGTTGCTTGGGCTCCCTCCTTCGAATGGTGTCCTCCCCCAGTCCCCCATGCACACCAAGAGTCTTGCAGTTCTCAGGAGGCAG TTGATTCGAAAGAAAATGGTAAAGAGAGCAAAGGAATGCATAGGCCGGAAGGCAAGCAATTTGGAAATTTATGGAAGCATGCAAGCTGTGTTTTTGGAAATGGATGCGTCTTCACCT GATGTTTCAGTACATAAGGAGTTGGAGGACTTTAAGCAGGCTGTAATGAAAGCTGCTGAAGGATGGGATGATAAGAACAAATTCGATCCTGAGAAACACATTGATGCTTATTTGCCTGTGAGAGTCAATGAACAAAGAATGAGCAACCTGTTACAGTCAACCCTTGTTGGGGCATCAATGTGTGCTTTGCCTCTGATAAAAAGAATACCTACATCAGTTTTATGGGGATACTTTGCCTACATGGCCATTGATAGTCTTCCAGGGAATCAGTTCTGGGAAAGGATGTTGTTGCTCTTCGTCACACCTAGCCGGCGTTACAA AGTCTTGGAAGGTTTACACGCTTCATTTGTAGAGCTGGTGCCGTTCAAGCAAATTGCTATCTTCACAATCTTCCAACTTGTCTACTTTTTGATCTGTTTTGGAGTGACATGGATACCCATAGCTGGAATATTGTTCCCGCTACCATTCTTCATTCTTATTGGCATAAGGCAGCGCATCCTGCCCAAGCTATTTGATCCTGACCACCTTCAAGAACTGGATGCTGATGAGTATGAAGAAATGACCGGTGCTAAACCACGAAGCCTTTCACTCAGG GAAAGAGAACCACCTGATGTAGGGTCTGATGGGGGTGCGGATGATTTCTATGATGCTGAGATACTTGATGAGATGACAACCAACAGAGGCGAGTTGAAGCTTAGAACTTCAGGCCTCAAAGAAGAGAGATTACATCAG TCCGTCCACAGGAATCAGGATGATGTTTGA